The sequence GGTTCCCTGGAGTTTTCAACCGGGTTCTGTAACGTTATTTCGGACCGGAAGTCGAATCGGATCGGTGGAGAACACTTTGACATTTTTCCTCACCAAATTGTTTTTTTAGAAGTATTTTAAAGTATCCAGAACTGGATTTTGTCTCTTGTTTGGTCTAAAGGATTGTAATAAATTAAACCAAACTAAAATGAGCGAGGCAAACCAGCCGGAAATTGAGCTGTTTGTGAAGGTGAGTCGGGGATTATAATGAGGAAAATCTATTTACAGTAAAACTATTATTCTACTGTTTTATCATATTACTAGTCAGCAAGGCTGATTTAAGATCTTTATGGATGGGGAACATCAATAAGAGCTGACACTTTACACATTTAAAGGCTTATTTATGAATGCACTACAGTCTCGTGTAAGATAAAGTTATTCTAGTAGTTTACACAACTGTAGCAGTGATGCTTTTATAACAATTTCTCTGCATCAAATCTCTAATTTAATAATCGCATCTtatcaaaatgtattttaatcagTATTGACCtgataataaacataaaaaggttttattttatttagaaaacgTCACTGAATAATAAACTACCTAATGATGAACGGTATTTGATAACAGTGCAAGGTGTAATCGCGTTCCAAATCGTTCTCGGAGTGAGCATGAAGTGCCCTAGGTCTGCGTTATGTAATCGCGGTTTGTAGTGCACTCATACAGGGCGCGCGCAGATTTTTTAGTACGCGGCCTCGCTTTTCcgctttaaggacaaaatggaGTTTGgatttaaaaccaaaaaaaaagtgttctaACGGACGTTTTTATATAGAGAGGCGCCGCCATTTTGTAAACCTTAACCCTGAAATGAAGgtgtttttgtgggtttttgtcACAAAAAACTTAATCAAAACAGAGGGGCGTTGTCCcttgagatagagagagagagagagagagaagcttttTCAGTACCCTGAGGGAAATATGTGTATTTTCTCAGGCTGAGGTAAAGAGCCACATTAATAAAGAGGTCATTGTGTGCAGGAAAGTGTgtattttctccttctttccctTCAGTATGAAAGCAGGTATTGTTCAACACCCAGCCTCGTTCAGATTTCTCCCATTTCCGCACACAGACCTGTTGTTTCGGCGCCACTCTTGAAGACTTTTCCACCACACCGTGTGTAACCTAACATTAcgtatttataatattttcttaATAGAGTCATCATCGACTTTAAAAGATGCTCACACTTCGGTCTAGCCAAGGTCATGTCAATGTCAGAGAACTACAGTGCTGCTAACTCTTTTAATGGGAAAGTACCTTACAACGGTCACTGGAAGTAGCGAGATGACTTCGTATACCCAGCGTTACTTGCTGAACGTGATAAGGGTCGTTTGCATATTTAACCCTGGAAAGTGTCTGATTACGGACGAAACAATGCACTTTTGTCACTATAAATATCCCAGGTTTAAAATAGAAAACCTGGAAATGTGAGTGAATAAACAATAGTGAGTAACAACTCATCTTTAGGGACAGTGAAAGCACTGGTTAAATTGAGCGTGGTTATTTAGCGAGCTAGCGAGTTAACCAGGCAGCGTGACTCCATACAGAGTCTGGAGCAAAGTGAGGTCTTAGTTTATCGACTAATAAACATTTCAGTATCTAGTTAGAAAGCTTATGCTAGACAAACATTGGCTTTCTGCCCTAACTAGCTAGCAAAGTAAAGTTGATAGCATGAAAGAACATAATGcagccattacacacacacacgtataatGGTTAACACACTGACCATCTGTTCAGCAGTGAAGGGATAAAGATGTTTGTTTTGCTCTGTATCAGATTCCCCTATTGTAACACTGGGACATTATGCAGtccaatggtgtgtgtgtgagagagagagagagagagagagagaaagatatatatataaagcatcCATAAGTTACACTAATTtatacttatttaaaaaaaaaaaaaacacaatgtggAAGagcattttgtattttaattggATATTTTTCAGATTAGTAATACAAAATTGATTGTGATATGCGTGACCTGGTGTAAActgaagtgtatgtgtgtgtgtgtaggcaggcAGTGATGGACAGAGCATTGGGAACTGCCCTTTCTCCCAGAGGCTATTTATGGTGCTGTGGCTTAAAGGAGTGACGTTTAACGTGACCACCGTCGAcatgaagaggtgtgtgtgtgtgtgtgtgaccactTTCTTCACTTCTGCTTTCACTTCATAAAGTCTTCTGTTTATAACTGCTTATGTTTTTCACATGCTGTAAATCATCTTCAGCTCCGTATTTAAAGAATGAAATGTCCAAATAAAATTCAGGAAGCCGGACATCCTGAAGGACCTGGCTCCAGGGGCCCAGCCCCCGTTCCTGCTGTATGGACGGGAAGTGAAAACGGACACCAACAAGATCGAGGAGTTTATTGAGGAGCACCTCTGTCCTCCTAAGTATGCACTCATTCATTTagtctttcattttttatttattcatacagaGAGACCTAGAGAACTAGATGAAAGGATTATTGGGTGGATGGAGAATTAGGGGTGGATGGTTAGACGAATAGAAAGTTGGACTGATGCATTTACTGATCGAAGGGTGTCagtggatgaaaggatggatagGTGGGTAAgtaattggatggatggatggatgggtgtgtaagtggatggatggattgatggatggatggatagttaaTTGGATGAATGGATGTGTGGGCAGGCTGGGAAAgtaattggatggatggatgattacaTGAATAGATGCATGAATGACTGAGAGTTGTTTGATCTGTCACCTTCCTAACCTTTGTTGTTCCTCTGGTTGCTgccccctaacacacacacacacacacacacaggtatccTCGCCTGGCTGCCCGTAACCCAGAGTCCAACACTGCTGGCATGGACGTCTTCTCTAAATTCTCTGCCTACATCAAGAACTCCAACCCTGCCATGAATGACAGTGAGTCCTAcagtactactactaataacaacgagaataataataataataaggataataataaactaaactaattgtgtgtgttttgtgtgtgtagacctggaGAAGGGCCTGCTAAAGGCACTGATGAAGCTGGATGATTACCTCAGCTCTCCTCTACCTGATGAGATTGACGAGAACAGTGCTGAGGATGTCACCACATCATCCCGCCCCTTCCTGGATGGACAGGAGCTCACACTGGCCGACTGCAACCTTCTGCCCAAGTTACACATCGTCAAGGTGACGCGTCATAGCTAATAAAGCTAGCACCTGAACTGTCTACTATCACTATCAGCGCTAacactttatctctctctttctcaggtgGTGTGTCAGAAGTTTCGGAATTTCTCCATCCCTCGCTCTCTGGTGTCTCTATGGCGATACCTGGATGCTGCGTACGCGCGTGAGGAATTCTCCTCCACATGCCCGAGTGACGCAGAGATCCACATCGCCTACTCATCTGTCGTTAAAGCtctcaaataaacacacatacacacacacatacgcaattttgtatataaacacacacactcacacacacacacacacacaaggtttcTCATCTGTTGGCATTTCTGTAGCTGTTAAAGGGACGGTTCCAAATTTGCATCTTTGCATATGTTTGCAAATTTTACATAAGTCATCTTGAATGATATTAGAAGGTCATCTACGTCTGCTGAAAAATGACCGCGCTTACTTGATCACAGGTCACTCTGGATTAGAGGCCACGCCCCCTAAATTTGAGTATCGTTATGTAACGGTTTATTTAAGCAAAGCCGTAATATTGCGAGCATTCGGGAAATCGAGCATTCGCTCATGAGatcactgttgctaggcaacaacATGCACCCAAGCAGGAGCTAGCTAATGACTGAAGTAATCATTTATCTAACTAACACAAagccttttatttattctgtttttcatGTAGGGGAACTTTAACCTCACAGAATCAGGGGCCTTTGTAGAGGGCGTGGCACTTCctcctgaaaacacacaaatcaTACAGCTAGATGAAGGTGAGGTATTTGCTGAACCGTCCCTTTAACAAGCAAAGCAATTTTGTACTAGGGAGACATCCAGACCTGTTAGAGAGCATGCTAGTGTTTCCATACAcacctctgtgtttttttctgcttgtgctttcagtgtctcagttcagttcatcaactcttttttttttttttgcttcatatgCGCTCTAGAGATGTCTTACGTTCCTACGCTTAGCTGAACTCAtgcatacacaaacattttCCAAACGACAGTCCAAAAAGGGGGCGGAGTTTAAGTCAAAAGTAGCCAGCCGATCTCAAACTCAGTCATATGACATCATCACGTTACAGATTACATaattgttagctagctaaacatCAGACGGTTCTGGAGCGTTAATGCTAACCGCCTGTCCTTAGCTAGATAAATGAAATCCAGCTAGCTGATTGGACTGCAGAGCGTCTGTGAGCAGGATGTCGTTGGCTCGCACACGTTCTCTGTTCCTGTTTCGGAAACGAAACCCCATGCAGCCGTTTGCTCAGCGCGTGGTGGTGATGAAGCAACTGTGCAGCTAGCTTGCCTAATAACGCACTCTTACACCATGCACTCACTCTCACAGCAGCCGCTCCTTATCTGATGTGCCTTACTGCGGTAGTGCGAGAAGGAACGAAGGGTCAAACAGTTTTCTCTTAgtgaaagggggcggggctatgTGGTAGCACTGTGATTTCAGGTttttttcatacacacacacacactgtgttctaGAGACACAATAGTGTGAAGGTGTCACATTTCTCTGCTGAGacggaggtgtgtgtgctttgaGTTACTCGGTGAGGTTGTGGGTGTTGATCTGGTGAACCACACTGattcgtatacacacacattcctgccATCGTTTCAACACAATGGATCATTTGGAAGGAGAATAACAAAGGAATCTGCAGGATTGACGCTAactcaaaagagagagagagagagagatttgccCCGCCCACTTTGCTTATTTTTGATTGGACGATTGCAGAACGATTCAAGAGTAATGTGCATGATCTATTTGTATACTTTTATTAGAAACATTACTTGTAAAGTGCCAGACTGATGATTGGGATTTTACTGGTTTGAATGTTGAGCTTAGAGAAATAAGAGCAGATGCAGGTTTCCTGTAAAACCAGGAAGTTCGAGTGTCCACACCAGTGAGAGGAAAACCACAGAGCAAAGCCCCCTCCTCCTGCCCCTCAGCCTGTAACCTCACCGTCCGTTtcttctccctcctcctcctcctcctcctctctcttcctctgcacTCTTACATCCTTCCTCTTTCTGTGGAAGCCCGGGCGTGTACGAGCCGATATCAGCGCTCGTCTACAGCCACCATGCAGGACCCGCTTCGATCAGATCCAGATAATCAGATGGAGATGTGTGTTGTcttttgtattctttttttttataagtacACAAATCCATGTGCCTTAATAAAGAACCTTTAAAAATgtgatggatttatttattaacaaataaactGACTCGAGGCAGTGGACTGATGCAGAGAGACTTCTCTAGAAACACGTGACTTAAGTGACGTAAGAGTCAGTGTTTCTATACAGCTAGTACAAAAGCTAATTATTTAGCTAGCTTGTAGCTACTGAGTCTTTATATAGAAAACATTGTAAAAATACAGTGGCTATGGAAATGAGATAGAACCATCCAGAACATCACTGGTTCCCTCAGGCGACATTAGTTTTAAGGTCAGCTGCTACTAacgttatattttattatatgtataatgtatagAACCTGCTCTGAGTAATACATCAACATTCACTGTTCTAGAACGGTCCTGTCAGTTACAGAGGCTTTGTGCTGTTAAagcagtgagagtgagaaatgtagctgttctctcaggtttatatatatgtattgtgtgtgtgtgagatctagAATATGACTCATTGCAACCACTCATAAATACACtcattatgtatgtgtgtgtgtcattgtggttgccataaatgtgtattttattagtAATCTGTCTAGTAATTGGTGTGCAAATAGCTTagctcagtgtgagtgtgtgtggattcaCGCTGAGGCCAGCAAGCTAGTGAGTGCCATGCAGACGAGGCTCAGTGCCATTTGgctccagcagggggcagcaggCATTGTCATGGCCGCAGCGTTACACAGGTCAGTGTCGCAGCAGCGTGTGGTGAAGGTGAAGACAAGTCCTGCAACACGTTTCTCTCCAGTAACACCACACTTAGACGGTGTGGCACAGCTCTTGTCGTTAAGCACAAAACGTCTGGAGTCTGAGGAAGAACAGCAACAAGACAGTTCACACTCGGTCCTGACATCCAGGAAAACCCCAGATATACATCTGCACAACTGGTATGGTGCCTCCACTGTGACCTACACCACCAACAGTAACAACAACACAGGTACTAGAATCCCTTCTGTAAGGTGTTTAAATGGAAAAATCTATCATTTCCATTCATATCAtttccctaacccctaacccttcATATCTAGTGTGAGCTAACTACATCAACAAGCAGATTAATACAGCAAGCAACataacatttacagaaacaCCACCCTGCTTAGAAATCTAGACTACACCAGTCTAAGATGGCTGTATCTGGTCTAGCTGCTCACCCAGGCTGGTCTAGGTAGTAATAGGCCGGTTTGCAAGTTTGGTTCCCAGATATATCCGATCTGACCAGCAAGGCCAAGCCCAACCAATTAGATTTAAGGCTCTATGTGTCCCAAAGTACTGTAAAAGCCTGCAAGTGTGCAAATCCTCTTTAAACAGTTCAAATCAGTTAGATCCagtctgtatatttctaaaatCCTCTCTAAAGCCATCACACATGACCAGCTAGAAGCAACCACCAAGTGTTCAAATCCCCTCTAAAACATCCTAGACTAGGTCTGGCCAGAAAGAACCAGCACCAACCAGCTCGACCCAGTTAGGGATCAGTCAGACCAACTAATCTGACCAGTTAGAATTAGTCTGACCAGCCAGTCTGACCAACCAATCTGACCAATTAGAATCAGGTGCTGGTATgggtggatcagtgtgtgtgtgtgtgtgttcgtgttctcaCCCTTCTCAGCTGTGGCGGTGGCATACAGGCAGCGTTCACCTGCAGCACATTTATTAGACTGCATCTGGCATTCAAGTGGAGAGATGCTTGAAAACACACAGGTGTAGCAGGTGAGACAGACcgctgagagacagacagagaggtgaTAATGAGATggggtgagaacacacacacttctctgaaGCCTGGTGATGGACAGAAACCCCCCTGATGGGGAATAAGGTGAGTGAAATGAAGAAACAGAAATCATTCAGTCCTAACAATTATAAcggaattattattaaatatttaaaaacagccCTGTGATTATTAACATTACATGAAATCAATTAACTACATTCATTAAAGTTGGGTCtggaaagaaaacagaatatTTTCAAAATGATTTTTCTATGCAAATTAAATGTGGTTTTAAATGTGAACAGCTGAAATATATAATGATCTTAACTTTTATTCCAGTGTTGCATTGTGGtagctgttgttttgttttcttttgtttttgaagTCCAGTACAGTTCACCAAAAAATTAGGTCAATAAATAAAGTTCTGATGTAGGCCGCGCCCACTTCTGGTTCAAATAGAAatatgaacagatatttagagaatTACAAATACTGATCTAGATGGTGGCTTTTGTGAGATTAGATCATATTCCAATGCCAAGAGCGCCATCTAGTGCTGGCATAAGTAATGGCACTTAGGGCTCAACCTAGTAGAGAAATAATGACCCATGTGACCactacggtggctgagaagtgcaaaaaacaataacagaaatgaaaacaaaataataaatcagaaaacacaaggagaattcCAACAAACAAGGTAGGTATAGTTAGTGAActgaattcttccctctgattggacgagacatcggtcactcaggacctacaggaagtccagcagtagctgcagcagtagaaagtggattggtgtgtgtatgaacacacctctgctcttatagcgctccttacatcctttaatctggaatagtttggtcttccacACATACCTGGtgtttagagatcgcaaactaatctttacgccATGATATACtgtcagtatatccaacatctcaccatatgaacgtccttcatcACAGCAgggctgaatgaactccattttcttataaagataaagatatagGTTTATTATTGtctaaaagatttaaagttgcactatcggaaaaagaaaaacagtttaaagtgaaggcagaactccacacttCTACAAGAAAtcaagttagatacacaatttcctacttcctgtagatcctgagtgaccgatgtctcgtccaatcagagataaaaattccattcacacactatacccaccttttccactctgtctgaattctccttgtgtttctggatttattattgtgttttgcacttctcagccaccgtagaCTTTAGATAATAAAACAAACCCTAAAGCTGGCTATGAAAATGAGTGACTGGTTTATAAGGTAAAAatcaggccacgcctctttGATCTGGAGCTAGCAGAAttgatgaggtggttgaggaaaCTGGAACGTTGAGATATAACGGTGGTGATAATGGAGAGGCGGAGCGATGAATAAATAGTTATACTGTGGAGAGAAGCATGCATTGTCTATAGGCATACTGTTCTTCTTGTTCAGTTTCCACCCTCCACATTTCAGCCATGCTGAAGGCTTTATCAGTTTCCTCAACCTGAAACAACAAGCAGCCAGTGTTCAGCTCAGctcacagagtcacacacatgAGGAGTCATTCATGaaggagtcgactctttgaatcAAATGCAACAAATATCAAATTAGATGGGAAAACAAGTcctactaaaataataataataattataatgtgtttttttttgtttgtttaaagctGTATATAAGCATGTAGAGTTTAGAGTATATACTGATTTTGTTATCGAGTGTCATGAGAAATGTCCCAGCTGTTGGTGAACACTGAGTTTGACTCTCAGCTGTGTGTGGCAGgctgttattaaaaaaacccATGAAAAGTAAAGTTGCTTGGCTTTAAATCATGAAGGAAAAGTTTCAGGTTTaaaaacatgaattaaaaatgtGGAAGTGGAAAGAGTCGACTCCGAACGAAAAAAGAAGTggaaagagtcgactcactgAAAAGAGGTGTTGTGCTTCTACTTTCATCTGCTAACAAACATTcctgaattaatatttaaagtcTCATGACTGTGACTCAGGAATAAAGGAGttagtgaagatgagtgaatgaaCACAGCGAGCActagctctctttctctgtagcACGAGATTCAGATTTCAGCATGAAGATCTCCCGGATTAGATTTGCTTCCAAAAGCACTATGATTTGCAGTGGATCTCACGTTTCAGACCTGGACATTAGCCCCGCCCCACTTTCGTTTAATTTACACACCCTGTAGAAGTGATacacaaaaatgtacaaaaaatgaTTAGTTTGAAGACCATCGGTCCTGGACATGTGTGAAACGTTTCACTCTGAGCTTGGTCCTGCTTCATAGAGTTGTAAATGAATGTGTTTAAAGCGACATCTTGTAACACTTCTTCActtcacatcacgtcacataaCGTCACTTCATATAACAGTACATgacttcacaccacaccacttcacttcacttcacttcacttcacatcacttcacatcacttcaaaccacaccacttcacttcacatcacttcacaccacaccacttcacaccacaccacttcacaccacaccacaccacttcacatcacttcacatcacaccacaccacaccacaccacttcacttcacatcacttcacatcacttcacatcacttcaaaccacaccacttcacatcacttcacatcacaccacatcacttcacaccacttcacaccacaccacaccacatcacttcacatcacttcacttcacaccacaccacatcacttcacaccacaccacatcacttcacatcacttcacttcacttcacaccacaccacatcacttcacaccacttcacaccacaccacaccacaccacttcacttcacttcacttcacttcactccacaccataccacatcacttcacttcacttcacacaccacatcagACCACACCACGCCAtgccacaccacaccacttcacaccacaccacatcacttcacttcacaccacaccacttcacaccacaccacaccacatcacttcacttcacaccacaccacttcacaccacaccacaccacatcacttcacaccacaccacatcacttcacaccacaccacttcacaccacaccacatcacttaacttcacttcacttcacaccacatcacttcacaccacatcacaccacaccacaccacttcactccacaccacttcacaccacaccacatcacttcttcactccacaccacaccacttcacttcacaccacaccacaccacatcacttcacttcacttcacttcacacaccacatcagACCACACCACGCCacgccacatcacaccacatcacttcacatcacttcacaccacatcacttcacatcacttcacaccacatcacttcacatcacttcacaccacaccacatcacttcacatcacttcacaccacatcacttcacaccacatcacttcacaccacatcacttcacaccacatcacttcacatcacttcacaccacatcacttcacaccacatcacttcacatcacttcacaccacatcacttcacatcacttcacaccacaccacatcacttcacatcacttcacaccacatcacttcacaccacatcacttcacaccacatcacttcacatcacttcacaccacatcacttcacatcacttcacaccataccacatcacttcacatcacttc comes from Hemibagrus wyckioides isolate EC202008001 linkage group LG14, SWU_Hwy_1.0, whole genome shotgun sequence and encodes:
- the clic1 gene encoding chloride intracellular channel protein 1 isoform X1, which translates into the protein MSEANQPEIELFVKAGSDGQSIGNCPFSQRLFMVLWLKGVTFNVTTVDMKRKPDILKDLAPGAQPPFLLYGREVKTDTNKIEEFIEEHLCPPKYPRLAARNPESNTAGMDVFSKFSAYIKNSNPAMNDNLEKGLLKALMKLDDYLSSPLPDEIDENSAEDVTTSSRPFLDGQELTLADCNLLPKLHIVKVVCQKFRNFSIPRSLVSLWRYLDAAYAREEFSSTCPSDAEIHIAYSSVVKALK
- the clic1 gene encoding chloride intracellular channel protein 1 isoform X2, which translates into the protein MVLWLKGVTFNVTTVDMKRKPDILKDLAPGAQPPFLLYGREVKTDTNKIEEFIEEHLCPPKYPRLAARNPESNTAGMDVFSKFSAYIKNSNPAMNDNLEKGLLKALMKLDDYLSSPLPDEIDENSAEDVTTSSRPFLDGQELTLADCNLLPKLHIVKVVCQKFRNFSIPRSLVSLWRYLDAAYAREEFSSTCPSDAEIHIAYSSVVKALK
- the lypc gene encoding sperm acrosome membrane-associated protein 4-like, yielding MSSSTALLFLILLSLLASTAVCLTCYTCVFSSISPLECQMQSNKCAAGERCLYATATAEKDSRRFVLNDKSCATPSKCGVTGEKRVAGLVFTFTTRCCDTDLCNAAAMTMPAAPCWSQMALSLVCMALTSLLASA